Proteins from a genomic interval of Quercus robur chromosome 9, dhQueRobu3.1, whole genome shotgun sequence:
- the LOC126700612 gene encoding uncharacterized protein LOC126700612 produces the protein MVGTLCTRMWLHLLTCEVSFCSGNGATTRFYRNRVIACGVTCVLLLWSPSSLFWHIFPDRSGMGRHCFYVYYDGEQYFHDLHGLSYKGESVKQKFIELKWGTHLRKMHRKIMEALRLDKESHKISIVYRAPQILVSTQVVYNSNPLGCDADMDMIASSQHASGVEEPHSLSVDVHPPFAYATPFPYNNQPCAIDHLDNTEVVGATNTHDVGGSTHTYEHVQADMDGGIDIDASRDVYEEFIDTDGPVDDAEVLDVPLIENNEEDCLTTVPIPEWFTSNTWDNINDPSPALGTGHLTSWHKDDHLARGMLFKNKASVQYVLTLYSVEHNKQYKVIKSDTNRLVVRCKNEACLWSIRANCSKKHGMWVISTCKGPHSCSSLQLPTDGRMMDSKFISIALEKYVREDLTRKVRDLRSMLHARHGHDVTMYKVWEAKQKAVARIYGDFDESYAELPRFLAALSDADPDTVTTLKCDPNVPGTCIFNSAFWAFVPCIRGFRHCRPVISIDATHLYGKYKGKLLIAMATDGNNEVYPLAFAVVESESTETWGWFLACLLTYVTDRTNLCIISDRHRGIQSCFDDTTRGYLQPPLTHHRYCLRHLVSNVNTNFNSVPLKNLVWNAATANQVRKFENTMDCIKNVNPAAYNYLKEVNQEKWTLVHDHGHRYGAMTTNLSECFNGVLKGARSLPITAMVKFTFYKVNSYFDERRNKTLEKLEEGQVWCKYAYDKFEENQEKAKLHIVRRMSAQQRLYTVETQSSLLNTGGGDHTHRVSLIDMTCTCGKWEANKIPCSHLIAVCAKHNHDATEYMDHFYRLEERYHSYEPIFQPLKDRLEWPEPAKRRTVMPNQRLIREKGQPKSTRIRNEMDDEDRELPTSLWIENGPKLKCGLCRQEGHNRRTCPTRNVASTSHGAM, from the exons ATGGTGGGAACTCTTTGCACTAGAATGTGGTTGCACCTTCTAACGTGTGAAGTGAGCTTTTGTAGTGGAAATGGGGCTACAACTCGATTCTacagaaatcgagttatagcatGCGGAGTtacat GCGTGCTGTTGCTGTGGTCCCCTTCTTCTTTGTTCTGGCACATCTTCCCTGACAG GTCTGGCATGGGTCGTCACTGCTTCTACGTTTACTATGATGGGGAACAGTATTTCCATGACTTGCATGGGCTGTCCTATAAAGGCGAGTCAGTGAAGCAGAAGTTCATTGAGTTGAAATGGGGAACACACTTGAGAAAAATGCACCGGAAGATAATGGAAGCTCTACGGTTGGACAAGGAGTCACATAAGATATCCATTGTGTATCGTGCCCCCCAGATACTTGTGAGTACTCAGGTTGTCTACAACTCAAATCCGTTGGGTTGCGATGCTGACATGGACATGAT TGCAAGTTCACAGCATGCCAGTGGGGTGGAAGAGCCACACTCATTGTCGGTTGACGTGCATCCTCCCTTTGCCTATGCCACGCCTTTCCCCTACAATAATCAACCATGTGCAATAGATCATTTGGACAACACCGAAGTGGTGGGCGCCACCAATACACATGATGTGGGAGGGTCTACTCACACATATGAGCATGTCCAAGCTGATATGGATGGGGGAATTGATATTGATGCCAGCCGAGATGTGTATGAAGAGTTCATTGATACTGATGGACCAGTGGACGACGCGGAGGTCTTAGATGTACCACTGATTGAAAATAACGAGGAGGATTGCCTTACAACAGTTCCTATCCCAGAATGGTTCACATCAAACACATGGGACAATATTAATGACCCATCACCTGCATTGGGTACAGGACATCTTACAAGTTGGCATAAAGATGACCACCTAGCAAGGGGGATGCTATTCAAGAATAAAGCCTCTGTTCAATATGTGTTGACCCTCTACTCTGTGGAGCATAATAAGCAATACAAGGTCATAAAGTCTGACACCAATAGGCTGGTAGTGCGGTGTAAGAATGAGGCATGTCTGTGGTCAATTCGGGCCAATTGCAGCAAGAAGCACGGGATGTGGGTTATCAGTACATGTAAGGGTCCCCATAGTTGCTCATCCCTCCAGCTACCAACTGATGGGCGGATGATGGATTCAAAGTTCATCTCCATTGCACTTGAGAAGTATGTACGGGAAGACCTAACCCGAAAGGTAAGGGACTTGCGTAGTATGTTGCATGCAAGGCATGGGCATGATGTAACTATGTACAAGGTTTGGGAAGCCAAACAGAAGGCAGTTGCACGTATTTACGGGGATTTTGACGAGTCGTACGCAGAATTGCCACGATTTCTAGCTGCATTGTCTGATGCAGATCCGGATACTGTGACCACACTAAAGTGTGACCCCAATGTCCCGGGGACTTGTATATTCAACTCCGCGTTTTGGGCTTTCGTTCCGTGTATTAGAGGGTTTAGGCATTGCAGGCCGGTGATAAGCATAGATGCAACGCACCTTTATGGCAAGTACAAAGGAAAGCTGTTGATAGCAATGGCAACAGATGGTAACAACGAGGTTTATCCACTCGCATTTGCCGTTGTCGAAAGTGAGAGCACGGAGACATGGGGATGGTTCTTGGCATGCCTGTTGACCTATGTTACAGACCGCACCAATTTGTGTATAATATCCGACAGGCATCGTGGGATACAATCATGCTTCGATGACACCACTAGGGGCTACTTGCAACCGCCCTTAACCCATCACCGGTATTGCCTCCGCCATTTAGTAAGCAATGTTAACACTAACTTCAATAGTGTGCCGTTGAAGAACTTGGTATGGAACGCAGCAACTGCGAATCAAGTTAGGAAGTTTGAGAACACCATGGATTGCATCAAGAATGTCAACCCGGCTGCGTACAACTATCTTAAGGAGGTAAATCAAGAAAAGTGGACACTTGTACACGACCATGGGCACCGAtatggggcaatgacaaccaacctGTCAGAGTGCTTCAATGGGGTACTTAAGGGCGCACGTAGCTTGCCCATAACTGCAATGGTGAAGTTTACATTTTACAAGGTGAACTCATACTTTGACGAACGTCGAAACAAAACCCTAGAGAAGTTGGAAGAGGGGCAAGTGTGGTGCAAATATGCCTATGACAAGTTCGAGGAAAATCAAGAGAAGGCGAAGCTCCATATTGTTAGAAGGATGAGTGCGCAACAACGGTTATATACAGTGGAGACACAGTCTTCACTGTTGAACACTGGCGGGGGAGATCACACCCATAGGGTTTCCCTCATAGACATGACATGCACGTGCGGCAAATGGGAAGCAAACAAGATCCCTTGTTCCCACTTGATAGCAGTTTGTGCCAAACACAACCATGATGCCACTGAGTATATGGATCATTTCTACCGCCTTGAAGAACGCTATCACAGCTATGAGCCTATATTCCAACCACTAAAAGATAGGTTAGAATGGCCGGAGCCAGCAAAAAGGAGAACCGTGATGCCAAACCAGCGGTTGATCCGTGAAAAAGGTCAGCCCAAGTCCACGAGAATCCGCAATGAGATGGATGACGAGGATAGGGAGTTGCCAACCTCATTGTGGATTGAGAATGGACCAAAGTTGAAGTGTGGGTTGTGTCGCCAAGAGGGTCATAACCGTCGTACATGTCCAACTCGAAATGTGGCTTCAACAAGCCATGGTGCTATGTAG